The Terriglobus tenax genome contains a region encoding:
- a CDS encoding NHL domain-containing protein — MAIALLCVSPLLAHAQGILSVSPGTTISSGAGNGSVGYTGDNAAATAATLASPAAVAYDANGNLFLADANNHVVREVLKSSGNILTIAGNGSAGFSGDGGSATAAQLDTPAGIAVDASGNLYIADSHNHRIRRVSNGTITTVAGTGVSGFSGDGGSATVAALSLPSGIAVDANGNLYIADTNNQRIRRVSGGTISTIAGNGEQLFAGDGGAATSASLDSPTGVAVDTTGALYIADRHNQRIRKVSGGTITTLAGGGPVTFSGADGGDGGNAAAAFLSRPTGVSVDATGNVYIADSNNNRIRKVSGSTIATAAGDGTQGFGGDNGTATLAEFDTPRAVGTDALGNVAIADTSNQRVRLAALPTFSFTSQAVGVISTGQPVTLANTGTASIAVSSITFTGAFTTTGGGTCPAPPIALSAGASCTQNVAFLPTAVGPASGSVVFGGNGVTSQSILLTGSGAQATTFTTLTSSLATPLFGQAVTLSATVTPQGVGNATGLVSFYDGGALLGTQPLSANVATLTTTSLSAGTHLITAVYAGDANFGGSTSNALTQFVTDFNFTLQPDPAVPGGSGFDLTVIPGQAGTFSFRIAPLNGPFSFPIIFSATGLPPGASATFSPSTLTLGASPATFTMKVQTASTSAMHRMQLFGGGTFAAALLLLPFAGRMRNSTHRMKSLLHGFVFLAALAAAAGLSGCGSGNGFFGQQQQTYTINVTATAQGTGSQTLQRTVSVRLVVQ; from the coding sequence ATGGCGATCGCACTTCTGTGCGTCAGCCCTCTGCTGGCACATGCCCAGGGAATCCTTTCCGTTTCGCCAGGCACAACCATTAGCTCCGGCGCAGGCAATGGATCGGTTGGTTATACCGGCGACAACGCAGCCGCAACCGCGGCTACGCTTGCCTCCCCTGCGGCCGTTGCATACGACGCCAACGGCAACCTGTTTCTCGCAGATGCCAATAACCACGTTGTCCGGGAAGTGCTGAAGAGCAGTGGCAACATCCTCACGATAGCGGGCAACGGTTCAGCCGGCTTCTCCGGTGACGGAGGCAGTGCGACCGCTGCGCAACTGGATACCCCCGCAGGTATTGCTGTTGATGCCAGCGGCAACCTCTACATCGCAGACTCGCATAACCACCGCATTCGCCGGGTCAGCAATGGAACCATAACAACGGTTGCGGGTACGGGAGTCAGCGGTTTCTCCGGTGACGGAGGTTCAGCGACCGTTGCGGCTCTTTCGTTGCCCAGCGGTATCGCCGTTGATGCGAACGGCAACCTCTATATCGCGGATACGAACAACCAGCGCATCCGCCGGGTCAGCGGTGGAACCATCTCGACCATCGCCGGCAACGGGGAACAGCTCTTCGCGGGGGACGGTGGCGCCGCTACCTCTGCTTCGCTCGATTCACCAACCGGCGTGGCCGTGGATACAACGGGCGCTCTTTATATCGCTGACCGTCACAATCAGCGGATTCGTAAGGTCAGCGGTGGCACCATCACAACGCTTGCGGGCGGTGGCCCGGTTACTTTTTCTGGTGCGGATGGTGGTGATGGCGGAAATGCAGCAGCAGCGTTCCTGTCGCGTCCGACAGGCGTCAGCGTGGATGCTACCGGCAACGTCTACATCGCAGACAGCAACAACAATCGCATTCGCAAGGTAAGCGGCAGCACCATCGCTACGGCAGCCGGCGACGGGACTCAGGGATTTGGCGGAGACAACGGCACGGCAACATTGGCCGAGTTCGATACTCCCAGGGCCGTCGGAACGGATGCCCTCGGCAACGTTGCCATCGCCGATACGAGTAACCAGCGTGTTCGCCTGGCCGCGCTGCCCACCTTCTCCTTTACCAGCCAGGCCGTCGGCGTTATTTCCACGGGGCAGCCGGTAACGCTTGCTAATACCGGCACTGCTTCCATCGCTGTCAGCTCCATCACATTTACCGGGGCCTTTACCACGACCGGTGGAGGCACCTGCCCGGCGCCTCCCATCGCGCTGTCTGCCGGCGCAAGCTGCACCCAAAACGTCGCCTTCCTTCCCACTGCGGTGGGCCCAGCTTCGGGCTCTGTTGTCTTCGGTGGCAATGGCGTTACCTCGCAGTCGATTCTATTGACCGGATCTGGCGCTCAGGCAACCACGTTCACAACGCTCACCTCCAGCCTTGCAACACCACTCTTTGGACAGGCAGTTACCCTGTCAGCCACGGTGACACCGCAAGGCGTGGGAAATGCGACGGGCCTGGTCTCCTTCTATGATGGCGGCGCGCTTTTGGGGACGCAGCCTCTCAGTGCGAATGTTGCGACCTTGACCACGACATCACTGAGTGCAGGAACGCATCTCATCACGGCTGTTTATGCGGGCGATGCGAACTTTGGCGGGAGTACTTCCAATGCTCTCACGCAATTTGTCACGGACTTCAACTTCACGCTGCAGCCCGACCCAGCGGTTCCGGGTGGATCCGGCTTCGACCTGACGGTCATTCCAGGGCAGGCCGGTACGTTTAGCTTCAGGATCGCACCGCTCAACGGTCCCTTCTCGTTCCCGATTATCTTCTCGGCAACCGGGCTTCCGCCGGGAGCGTCTGCGACCTTCTCTCCATCCACCCTCACGCTTGGCGCAAGTCCCGCAACCTTCACGATGAAGGTGCAGACGGCAAGCACCTCCGCAATGCATCGTATGCAGTTGTTTGGAGGAGGAACTTTTGCTGCCGCTCTGCTTCTGCTGCCATTTGCCGGACGTATGCGCAACAGCACCCACCGGATGAAGAGCCTGCTCCACGGCTTTGTCTTTCTGGCCGCGCTTGCGGCGGCTGCGGGACTCTCGGGCTGCGGTAGCGGTAATGGATTCTTTGGCCAGCAGCAGCAGACCTACACCATCAACGTTACTGCCACCGCCCAGGGGACGGGGTCGCAGACACTGCAGCGCACCGTAAGCGTCAGGCTGGTGGTGCAGTGA
- a CDS encoding porin family protein — protein MKLYLRSIALPGILGALSLSALAQSAPRLDLGVTYLAQRSIKANTTQSFWMQGGSIELGANLYKGFGIAADVSGGHTNSIGSSGVPLALVTATFGPRYRWHSNRKLSLYGQALIGQAYGFNSLFPNTFGAKSDENSFALQLNGGVDYALTRHTSLRLLDAGWLRTQLPNSTNNVQNTLRLGAGVVVRFGR, from the coding sequence GTGAAACTATACCTTCGTTCGATCGCACTGCCGGGCATTCTCGGCGCACTTTCGCTGTCCGCCCTTGCTCAGTCCGCACCGCGCCTCGACCTTGGCGTAACTTACCTTGCCCAGCGTTCCATCAAGGCCAACACGACGCAGAGCTTCTGGATGCAGGGAGGTTCCATTGAACTGGGTGCGAATCTCTACAAAGGATTCGGCATCGCTGCCGATGTCAGCGGAGGCCATACCAACTCCATCGGTTCCAGCGGTGTTCCTCTTGCCCTGGTAACGGCCACCTTCGGTCCGCGGTACCGCTGGCACAGCAACCGGAAGCTTTCGCTCTATGGGCAGGCGCTGATTGGTCAGGCTTACGGATTCAACAGCCTCTTCCCAAATACCTTTGGTGCGAAGTCGGACGAGAACAGCTTTGCACTTCAGTTGAATGGAGGCGTGGATTACGCGCTCACACGGCACACCAGTCTTCGCCTGCTCGATGCAGGATGGCTGAGAACGCAATTGCCAAACAGCACGAACAACGTGCAGAACACTCTGCGTCTCGGCGCCGGTGTGGTCGTCCGCTTCGGTCGATAA
- a CDS encoding Lrp/AsnC family transcriptional regulator, translated as MSNFRARKSAASHKTSDATLDELDIAILRILQHKGRATNEEVGDAVGLSPSAASRRIHSLEERGIITGYQATVDSKALGAEITVFVRITLERQTAAVLQAFDVRIRRCNGVISCHLMAGDYDYMLQVKVADIMDYERFHQQELSRLPGVRRIESSFAVRNVFERELDIRDPS; from the coding sequence ATGAGCAATTTTCGAGCAAGGAAGTCTGCAGCTTCACACAAAACTAGCGATGCGACGCTGGATGAACTCGATATCGCCATACTCAGGATTTTGCAGCACAAAGGACGCGCAACCAATGAAGAGGTTGGCGACGCTGTCGGGCTTTCACCTTCTGCAGCCTCGCGACGTATTCATTCGCTTGAAGAGCGCGGCATCATTACGGGCTACCAGGCAACGGTCGACAGCAAGGCCCTGGGAGCTGAGATCACAGTGTTCGTAAGAATTACGCTGGAACGACAAACAGCCGCGGTTTTACAGGCGTTTGACGTACGTATCCGGCGCTGCAATGGCGTAATTTCATGCCATCTGATGGCAGGCGATTACGACTACATGCTGCAGGTCAAGGTCGCCGACATCATGGACTATGAACGCTTCCATCAGCAGGAGTTGTCGCGTCTTCCAGGTGTGCGCCGCATTGAGTCCAGCTTTGCCGTTCGCAATGTTTTCGAACGGGAACTCGACATTCGTGACCCAAGTTAG
- the ald gene encoding alanine dehydrogenase, protein MLIGVPKEVKNLETRVGITPAGVKELVERGNQLLVEKNAGLLSAFPDEEYLAAGATIVATADEVWQRAEMVVKVKEPVPSEYGHFRPGLVLFTYLHLAPIPELTEKLLESRVTAIAYETVEDSAGALPLLVPMSEVAGRLSVQVGASFLQHGNDGRGLLLGGVPGVPPGEVCILGGGIVGTNAAKIALGMGANVTIVDKNLNRLRQLDDIFGGRLRTLASNSWNIANAAAKSDLLIGGVLIPGASAPKLLTAAMVKGMKKGAVIVDVAIDQGGCIETAVPTTHTAPSYVVDGVVHYCVTNMPAAVPNTSTLALTNATFPYVLNMAEQGALEALKNSSGLRKGLNTHNGVLTCAPVAESQGRSWKPAIECLN, encoded by the coding sequence ATGCTTATCGGAGTCCCCAAGGAAGTCAAGAATCTCGAAACACGCGTCGGCATCACCCCAGCCGGCGTAAAGGAACTGGTCGAGCGAGGCAATCAGCTACTGGTAGAAAAGAATGCCGGCCTGCTCTCCGCGTTTCCGGATGAAGAGTATCTCGCTGCAGGAGCCACGATCGTTGCTACGGCGGACGAAGTATGGCAGCGCGCTGAGATGGTCGTGAAGGTGAAAGAGCCTGTGCCCTCCGAGTACGGCCACTTCCGTCCGGGCCTGGTGTTGTTTACTTATCTGCACCTTGCACCCATCCCCGAGTTGACCGAGAAGCTGCTTGAGTCCAGGGTCACGGCGATTGCTTACGAAACAGTAGAAGACAGTGCGGGAGCACTTCCTTTGCTGGTGCCCATGTCGGAGGTCGCGGGCCGGCTCTCCGTGCAGGTCGGCGCATCTTTCCTGCAGCATGGCAACGATGGACGCGGCCTGCTGCTGGGCGGCGTTCCTGGGGTTCCTCCCGGAGAAGTCTGCATCCTGGGTGGAGGCATCGTCGGTACCAACGCCGCAAAGATCGCACTGGGCATGGGTGCCAATGTCACTATTGTCGACAAGAACCTCAACCGCCTTCGCCAGCTGGATGATATCTTCGGCGGACGTCTGCGCACTCTGGCTTCGAACTCCTGGAACATCGCGAATGCCGCGGCCAAGAGCGACCTGTTGATTGGTGGCGTTCTCATCCCCGGAGCATCGGCGCCTAAGCTCTTGACCGCGGCCATGGTGAAGGGAATGAAGAAAGGCGCCGTGATTGTGGATGTCGCCATTGACCAGGGCGGCTGCATTGAGACCGCTGTGCCTACGACACACACGGCTCCCTCCTATGTAGTCGATGGTGTCGTCCACTACTGCGTTACGAACATGCCGGCAGCTGTGCCCAATACGTCAACGCTCGCTCTGACCAACGCTACCTTCCCCTACGTGCTCAACATGGCGGAGCAGGGTGCCCTGGAAGCCTTGAAGAACTCTTCAGGCCTGCGCAAGGGGCTTAACACACACAATGGAGTGCTCACCTGTGCTCCGGTCGCTGAATCGCAGGGCCGCTCCTGGAAGCCTGCCATCGAGTGCCTGAACTAG
- a CDS encoding ABC transporter permease, translating into MGNAWAVAVSALKKNKLQTTLTMTGMTVGIATVLTMIALGTGAQAAIQDQVRAAGMNLLVVTSGNYRVKLELGTADGVEGPSAALEPKAIFSSPPKLRLASWKVSRRPRLMLVQEGSTIDPTVAPTEHDGRQTRLMPRPGDAAAGRGAATTLSIDDANAIRAIKGVQYVSSGIRENVLARSADATGFTSLHGEEASLPQIRRAWVFPHGRFFSRKEEERAEHVAVLGKVVSDKIFGNQDPVGKEIVLKDETFRVVGVIGSGSWMIQPAAGDDQFDAIYIPVTAMQQMLHRNYLDNITVTTESTGDVTRVSKVITALLRQRHHIGAADPDDFGVNGEARKVLAKGGMRPEIAHAVVGNVSTFEKVTLDQLSKTLEQASATMTALLISIAAVSLIVGGIGIMNVMLLSVSQRIREIGIRRAVGARTGDVLNQFLLEAVALSLSGGVAGVTLGCVAAQVLSQSVKWSTHISLPAIAVSFFISVMIGIFFGYYPAKQASRVVPMESLRYE; encoded by the coding sequence ATGGGAAATGCTTGGGCGGTTGCAGTGAGCGCTCTGAAGAAGAACAAGCTTCAGACGACACTGACCATGACCGGAATGACAGTAGGCATTGCGACGGTTCTAACGATGATTGCGTTAGGCACGGGTGCGCAGGCCGCTATTCAGGATCAGGTCCGAGCCGCCGGGATGAATCTTCTGGTTGTGACCTCTGGCAATTACAGGGTCAAGCTCGAGCTTGGCACTGCAGATGGCGTTGAGGGGCCTTCGGCTGCCCTGGAGCCGAAGGCCATTTTTTCTAGCCCGCCCAAACTTCGCCTGGCCTCCTGGAAGGTCTCGCGCCGTCCGCGTCTGATGCTGGTGCAGGAAGGCTCCACGATCGATCCAACCGTCGCTCCAACAGAGCACGATGGACGGCAGACGCGTCTGATGCCGCGGCCCGGAGATGCTGCAGCCGGAAGAGGCGCAGCCACAACGCTCTCCATTGACGATGCCAACGCGATCCGCGCAATCAAGGGAGTGCAGTATGTATCTTCCGGCATTCGTGAGAATGTTCTGGCCAGGTCAGCAGACGCAACCGGCTTCACCTCACTGCACGGAGAAGAAGCGTCGCTGCCACAGATTCGCAGAGCCTGGGTCTTCCCGCATGGCCGCTTCTTTTCCAGGAAAGAAGAAGAGCGCGCGGAACACGTAGCCGTTCTCGGCAAGGTCGTCAGTGACAAGATCTTCGGCAATCAGGATCCCGTAGGGAAAGAGATCGTGCTCAAGGACGAGACCTTCCGTGTCGTTGGCGTCATCGGCAGTGGGAGCTGGATGATTCAACCGGCAGCGGGAGACGATCAGTTTGACGCGATCTATATCCCTGTCACAGCGATGCAGCAGATGCTGCATCGCAACTACCTGGATAACATTACCGTCACCACGGAATCCACCGGTGACGTGACTCGCGTCTCCAAGGTGATCACTGCCTTGCTGCGGCAGCGGCACCACATTGGTGCGGCCGACCCCGATGACTTCGGTGTGAATGGAGAGGCACGCAAGGTGCTGGCAAAAGGCGGCATGCGGCCGGAGATTGCTCATGCGGTGGTTGGCAACGTCAGCACCTTTGAAAAAGTGACGCTGGATCAGTTGAGCAAAACGCTGGAGCAGGCGAGCGCGACCATGACCGCTCTTCTGATCAGCATTGCTGCCGTATCGCTCATCGTGGGAGGCATCGGCATCATGAACGTCATGCTTCTCTCGGTCTCGCAACGAATTCGCGAGATCGGAATTCGCCGCGCGGTCGGCGCACGCACGGGCGATGTGCTGAATCAATTTTTGCTGGAGGCGGTCGCACTGTCCCTTTCGGGTGGTGTGGCCGGGGTGACGCTTGGATGTGTTGCGGCCCAGGTGCTGTCGCAGTCGGTCAAGTGGTCAACCCACATTTCGCTTCCAGCTATCGCTGTATCGTTTTTCATCTCGGTGATGATTGGAATCTTTTTCGGGTACTACCCGGCAAAACAGGCTTCACGGGTCGTGCCTATGGAATCGCTTCGGTATGAGTAA